The following are encoded in a window of Cupriavidus oxalaticus genomic DNA:
- the rpsR gene encoding 30S ribosomal protein S18: MAFVKRDNKNKKRFQQQNPLFKRKRFCRFTVAGVEQIDYKDLDTLKDFIGDNGKITPARLTGTKAHYQRQLDTAIKRARFLALMPYTDLHKN; encoded by the coding sequence ATGGCATTCGTCAAACGTGACAACAAGAACAAGAAGCGCTTCCAGCAACAGAACCCGCTGTTCAAGCGCAAGCGCTTCTGCCGCTTCACCGTGGCTGGCGTGGAACAGATCGACTACAAGGATCTGGACACCCTGAAGGACTTCATCGGCGACAACGGCAAGATCACGCCGGCCCGCCTGACCGGTACCAAGGCCCACTATCAGCGTCAGCTGGATACGGCCATCAAGCGCGCGCGTTTCCTCGCGCTGATGCCGTACACCGACCTGCACAAGAACTGA
- the priB gene encoding primosomal replication protein N, with amino-acid sequence MNQLRLAATLAERDALRYTPAGVPVVNCILQYSGEAVEAETPRQVEFAIAAMGIGPVGQRLERLPLGTLLDCEGFLARKHRNSKALVFHITGCKAFVKD; translated from the coding sequence TTGAACCAGCTTCGGCTTGCCGCCACGTTGGCGGAACGCGACGCCCTGCGCTATACCCCGGCCGGGGTGCCCGTCGTGAACTGCATCCTGCAGTACAGCGGCGAGGCGGTCGAGGCGGAAACGCCGCGGCAGGTCGAGTTTGCCATCGCAGCGATGGGGATCGGGCCGGTTGGCCAGCGGCTTGAGCGGCTCCCGCTCGGCACGCTGCTCGACTGCGAAGGATTCCTCGCCCGCAAGCACCGCAACAGCAAGGCTCTCGTCTTTCACATCACCGGATGTAAAGCATTCGTAAAGGATTGA
- the rpsF gene encoding 30S ribosomal protein S6: MRHYEIVFIVHPDQSEQVPAMIERYKQLVTSQNGNVHRVEDWGRRQMAYMIQKLAKAHYVCLNIECGKDTLAELEHAFKFNDAVLRHLIVQTKKAETAPSPMMKEVQREEARKAAQTTTEGQPA; the protein is encoded by the coding sequence ATGCGTCATTACGAAATCGTCTTCATCGTCCACCCGGACCAGAGCGAACAAGTGCCGGCCATGATCGAGCGCTACAAGCAGCTCGTGACCTCGCAGAACGGCAACGTTCACCGCGTGGAAGACTGGGGCCGTCGCCAGATGGCCTACATGATCCAGAAGCTGGCCAAGGCTCACTACGTTTGCCTGAACATCGAATGCGGCAAGGACACCCTGGCTGAACTGGAACACGCGTTCAAGTTCAACGACGCCGTCCTGCGCCACCTGATCGTGCAGACCAAGAAGGCCGAGACCGCTCCTTCGCCGATGATGAAGGAAGTGCAGCGCGAAGAAGCCCGCAAGGCTGCGCAAACGACCACCGAAGGCCAGCCCGCCTGA
- the rplI gene encoding 50S ribosomal protein L9 translates to MQVILLEKVINLGNLGDIVKVKDGYARNFLIPSKKARRATQTAIGEFEVKRAELEKAAAEKLAAAQAEGEKLNGLTVQISQKSGVDGRLFGSVTNADVAVALEGQGFKVEKAQVRLPNGPLKMVGDHPISVALHTDVVVDVTVSVLGEQV, encoded by the coding sequence ATGCAAGTCATTCTGCTGGAAAAAGTCATCAACCTGGGCAACCTGGGTGACATCGTCAAGGTGAAGGACGGTTACGCACGTAACTTCCTGATCCCGTCGAAAAAGGCGCGCCGCGCCACGCAAACCGCGATCGGCGAGTTCGAAGTCAAGCGCGCCGAGCTGGAAAAGGCCGCTGCCGAGAAGCTGGCCGCCGCGCAAGCCGAAGGCGAGAAGCTGAACGGCCTGACCGTCCAGATCAGCCAGAAGTCGGGTGTGGACGGCCGTCTGTTCGGCTCGGTCACCAACGCCGACGTCGCCGTGGCACTGGAAGGCCAGGGCTTCAAGGTCGAGAAGGCTCAGGTTCGCCTGCCGAACGGCCCGCTGAAGATGGTGGGCGACCACCCGATCAGCGTCGCGCTGCACACCGACGTCGTGGTCGACGTGACTGTGTCGGTGCTGGGCGAGCAGGTCTAA